From a region of the Bombus terrestris chromosome 8, iyBomTerr1.2, whole genome shotgun sequence genome:
- the LOC105666009 gene encoding coiled-coil domain-containing protein 112-like, with product MSANSGNSVKMKYDTSKKKVTSAQRDLYIRPLLRLKQQEDIFDKGLIGAIENMKIDSNLLHDIINEHKELSLKRRNFLNTMYKNIKDITSELDSAKHVANNPEDLQKLDVNTYKSKLIKLSQKMQDFEKSCPIETLMEEGTALNTEVREFEFNLDKYERAQKNWTRLSLLCKSKIENRQHNTECKDIDDFHALVAVTGHTENWTMEDHLFFLKTRKSCENIPALVVAIQKRCPDLSTETIVNHEAWYKQYTDLREKQKAAVKEWRQKKESEKKKNIEEIDKEIGNRYEDEDFLNEIPREKATCILRKTKSSTTETRSTNSSASSTESKKKELIKKWKMEKENKRLMDEEQVKMQMKLKEKIEQNRRKKRKEKIQEALEQYKKKKSLENILRERDEQFKEKCAYNVTLIKAFREQDKEFTKKRKNLILRSKKPNKCESVNIRRIELAEARSYSTLFDTTKVWREKCRVEDSTMRFNELQYIKDVPKM from the exons ATGAGCGCCAATAGCGGAAATAGTGTTAAAATGAAGTACGATACATCGAAGAAGAAAGTGACTTCCGCTCAACGAGATTTATATATCAGACCACTATTAAGGCTGAAACAACAAGAAGATATTTTTGATAAAGGACTTATTGGAGCGATTGAAAACATGAAAATAGACTCGAATTTGTTACACGATATTATAAATGAACACAAGGAATTGTCATTGAAAAG acgaaactttttgaacacgatgtacaaaaatattaaagatattacTTCTGAATTGGATTCTGCGAAACATGTGGCGAACAATCCAGAAGATTTGCAAAAACtag ATGTGAACACGTACAAGTCAAAATTGATCAAACTTTCGCAAAAAATGCAGGATTTCGAGAAATCTTGTCCTATTGAAACATTAATGGAGGAAGGAACTGCATTAAATACTGAAGTACGTGAATTCGAATTTAATTTAGATAAATATGAAAGAGCACAGAAAAATTGGACACGTTTATCGTTATTATGCAaaagtaaaattgaaaatagacAACACAATACAGAATGCAAAGACATAGACGATTTTCATGCTCTGGTTGCAGTAACAG GACACACAGAAAATTGGACCATGGAGGATCatctatttttcttaaaaacgCGAAAAAGTTGTGAAAATATACCAGCTTTGGTTGTAGCGATCCAAAAAAGGTGTCCAGATCTATCTACTGAAACTATAGTAAACCACGAGGCATGGTACAAACAATACACAGATTTACGAGAAAAACAGAAGGCAGCTGTGAAAGAATGGCGTCAAAAGAAGGaatcagaaaaaaagaaaaatatcgaggAAATAGATAAAGAAATCGGGAATCGTTACGAGGATGAAGATTTTCTAAATGAAATCCCCAGAGAGAAAGCAACATGTATTTTAAGAAAAACAAAATCATCTACAACGGAAACCAGAAGTACCAACAGCAGTGCCAGTTCGACCGAAAGCAAGAAAAAGGAATTGATTAAAAAgtggaaaatggaaaaagaaaataagcgTTTGATGGACGAAGAACAGgtaaaaatgcaaatgaaattgAAGGAGAAAATAGAGCAAAATAGGAGGAAGAAGCGTAAAGAAAAGATCCAGGAAGCTCTGGaacaatataaaaagaagaaatctttGGAAAACATTTTAAGAGAAAGGGATGaacaatttaaagaaaaatgtgcatacaatgtaactttgatCAAAGCATTTAG AGAGCAAGACAAAGAGTttactaaaaaaagaaaaaatttaattctacGTTCTAAGAAGCCAAACAAATGCGAATCTGTAAATATAAGAAGGATAGAGCTCGCAGAAGCAAGGAGCTATTCAACATTGTTTGATACTACAAAAGTTTGGAGAGAGAAATGTAGGGTAGAAGATTCGACGATGCGTTTTAACGAATTGCAATATATCAAGGACGTCCCAAAAATGTGA